In Nocardia yunnanensis, one DNA window encodes the following:
- a CDS encoding MarR family winged helix-turn-helix transcriptional regulator yields the protein MTRWLSDEEQATWQSYIRMRQRLESAMAAGLAQDGLSVSDYEVLVALSAAGGQLRAKELGAEICWDKSRLSKHLTRMSARGLVDRCQAADDARGREVRLTDAGRTALEAAAPNHVELVRRLFIDDMTAPEAAALRSLADRVVAEVERTDVEGTA from the coding sequence ATGACGCGCTGGCTGAGCGACGAGGAACAGGCGACCTGGCAGTCCTACATCCGCATGCGGCAACGGCTGGAATCCGCCATGGCCGCCGGGCTCGCCCAGGACGGCCTGTCCGTGTCCGACTACGAAGTCCTGGTCGCGCTCTCCGCCGCCGGCGGCCAATTGCGCGCCAAGGAACTGGGCGCGGAGATCTGCTGGGACAAGAGCCGGCTGTCCAAACACCTCACCCGCATGAGCGCCCGCGGCCTCGTCGACCGCTGCCAGGCCGCCGACGACGCCCGCGGCCGCGAGGTCCGCCTCACCGACGCGGGCCGCACCGCCCTGGAAGCCGCCGCCCCCAACCACGTCGAACTGGTCCGCCGCCTCTTCATCGACGACATGACCGCCCCCGAGGCCGCCGCCCTCCGCTCCCTCGCCGACCGCGTGGTGGCCGAAGTCGAACGCACCGACGTGGAGGGCACCGCCTGA